In Nostoc sphaeroides, the genomic window CTAAGGATTTTAATGTTGTCAGAAACCGGGTAGATACCCGGTTTTTTATTTTATAGCAGTTCTCAATTGCATGAAATACAGACCTAACCCCCAGCCCTAGCCCTTTCAAGCTGGCCAAGGAAGATACGTTATTTCAGTGCTACCATCTTGAATCCTCCGCTCAGATTTTGGGCTTTTTGAAGGTTGAAATAACCAATTCCGTTCTAAATTTCACCACCTTGAAAGGGCTAGTCCTAGTATATTGCTTCCATTCAAGAAGCCCTATATTCATAAAGGCGGTATTGCTCTCCGTGTGCCCAGCCCCCAGTCCCTAATCCCTAGAACACCCTATGCTGTAAAGAGGGCATTTGACGGCGGACTTGTTCTAACCTAGTTGGCTTGATTTCTGCGATCGCAATTCCCGGTTTCTCTCCAGCATCGGCTAAAATTACACCCCAAGGGTCGATAATAACGGCGTGGCCGTGGGTTAGACGGCGACCGTAGTTATTGCCTGTTTGGGCAGGAGCAATGACGTAGGCGGTGTTTTCGATGGCTCTGGCTTGTAGTAGTACTTGCCAGTGGTCTTTGCCTGTAAAGGCGGTAAAGGCGGCGGGAATAAAGATAACATCAGCTCCCTTATCTGCCAGATGGCGGTACAGTTCCGGGAAGCGGACATCATAACAAATGGAAAGCCCTAAATTACCAAGTTTTTCGGAAAAATGGACAGGTGGTAGTTCTGTACCAGCTACAACCGTGCTGGATTCCCGATAGGTGTTGCCGTCGGGGACATCAACATCAAATAGGTGTACTTTGTAGTAGCGGGCAAGTTCTTGACCGTTTGGGTCAATGAGTAAAGTGGTGTTATAAACTTTGCCTGTATTGTCTACGGGAAGTGGAAAGCTGCCGCCCAAGATCGTAATTTGAAAGCGTTGAGCCATTTTTTTGAGAAATTTTTCACTTTCAAGAGCGATCGCATCACCTTGCGCGAGTTTGTCTTTTTCTTCTCCCATATAGGAAAAGTTTTCTGGCAAACCAACCAATTGGGCACCTTGACGCACGGCAAGCTCTATTAATTCTTCTGCCTGTGCCAAATTTTTTTGTAGATCGGGCACACTGGTCAATTGAATAGCGGCGGCTAAATAAGACTTCATAGATTCAACAACGAACAGTTGATTTATGGAAGATAGATTATCAAAATATATCGCTACTTCAACATCTGTGGAACTTAATTAGAAATCAGTCAGCCAAGATTTTCTTTAAAACACTTGTTTTATTGCTGATCTTAATCTTCCTCTGGGTTATAGCAAACTGAGCAAGATAAAGATTAAGTTGTGATCAAATCTTGATAAAAACTGTCTACTGTGGATATTTCTATTCTCATTCAAACATTTATCGCTGTGTTTGTCTTGGCGGATGCTGTGGGCAATATACCGATTGTTTTAGTTTTGACTAAGGGCATGATGCCAGACCAAAGAAACAAAGTTATAGATAAAGCAATTATCATTGCGATCGCAGTTCTTTTGCTATTTGCCTTTGCAGGGCAAATAATTTTAAATTACTTAGAAATCAGTATCGGCTCTTTGCGAGTAGCAGGAGGACTATTGTTGCTGTTAATTGCTTTGCAAATGCTGCGGGGAGAATTAGATCAGCCGATTATTGAAGAAGGACGCGATGTTGCAATTACTCCACTAGCTTTACCACTGTTAGCGGGGCCGGGGACTTTGACAACGGTGATGTTGCTGATGTCGAAATCACAGAGTCCGCATATTGCTGTCGCGGTGGGTATCTTAGGGGCGATGTTTATCACTTGGTTAATTTTGCGTTTAGCAAATCTGATTGATCAGTGGATTGGTGCAGAAGGTGGAGTGATTGTGACTCAACTTTTGGGTTTTTTGTTGGCAGCGCTAGCGGTGGAAATTGGGAGTACGGGAATTAGGGAATTGTTTTTGAGCTAGAAAACTCCTAAAAATATT contains:
- a CDS encoding carbon-nitrogen hydrolase family protein, which encodes MKSYLAAAIQLTSVPDLQKNLAQAEELIELAVRQGAQLVGLPENFSYMGEEKDKLAQGDAIALESEKFLKKMAQRFQITILGGSFPLPVDNTGKVYNTTLLIDPNGQELARYYKVHLFDVDVPDGNTYRESSTVVAGTELPPVHFSEKLGNLGLSICYDVRFPELYRHLADKGADVIFIPAAFTAFTGKDHWQVLLQARAIENTAYVIAPAQTGNNYGRRLTHGHAVIIDPWGVILADAGEKPGIAIAEIKPTRLEQVRRQMPSLQHRVF
- a CDS encoding MarC family protein, which translates into the protein MDISILIQTFIAVFVLADAVGNIPIVLVLTKGMMPDQRNKVIDKAIIIAIAVLLLFAFAGQIILNYLEISIGSLRVAGGLLLLLIALQMLRGELDQPIIEEGRDVAITPLALPLLAGPGTLTTVMLLMSKSQSPHIAVAVGILGAMFITWLILRLANLIDQWIGAEGGVIVTQLLGFLLAALAVEIGSTGIRELFLS